AATTCATAGAATCAAAGGCCTTCCTAATATCTACTTTGAGCAAGTATCTTGGAGTGAGATGAGCACGGCCATACTTAGAAACCAATTCATGGGCCAGCATAGTGTTGTCAAAAATATCCCTGTTAGCCACAAAGGCAGCTTGCTCAGGGCCAATAATGAAGTCAAGAACCTGTTGAAGTCTATTGGCTAGGATCTTGCTCACTACTTTGTAAAAAGTGGTGCAACAAGCTATGGGCCTATAGTCTTTAACAGTGAGAGGGGTCTCCATCTTAGGAATAAGTACCAAGAGAGTGGCATTGGCAGCCTTGGGCATGAAACAATTCTGAAAGAAGTCAAAGACAGCAGCTTTGAAGTCAGATCCAACCTGCTGCCAGGCATCCAGAAAGAATCCTGAAGTATATCCATCAATGCCAGGGCTTTTATGCCTATCAATAGACTTAAGGGCATCAATAATCTCTTGCACTCTTATCTGCTGTATCAGAGAGGTACAAGAATCAGGGGGTACAGTATCCTGCAGAAAGAGAGAAGGGGGTAGAGGCAAAACAGGGGAAGAAGTGCATAGCAGAGATTTATAATAGGAGATAAAGCCCAGTGAAACTTCCTTAGACCCAGTACACTGCTTCCCATTCTCATCCTGGATAATCCCAATACTATTCCTTGCTCTCCTATCAGCAAGCCTTGAATAGAAAAACCTAGTGCTTAAATCATTAAGTTGGAGATTTTGAACTTTAGCCCTCTGATAGAGAGCTTGCATCTCAGCTCTCTTCACTAACAAATATTCCTGCAGCAGAGAGTGCTCCCTAGCAATTAGGGAAGGATCCAAGGGAGAACAGTTAAGCAAATCTTGACAATGTTGAAGGGCTTTTTTCCTTTCAGCCACTCTAGCAGAGAGATTAGAGAAGTGAGAGGTGTGAAGCCTGCTGAGATAACCCCTAAGCCTTTTGAGCTTCTAAAACAAGGTCACAATAGAATTACCATAGTAATGATTATCCCAACCATCCTTAATAGTTTCCTGGAACTGAGGAGCAAGGGCCTAGCAATTCAAATACCTAAAAGAATTTTTCCTGGGAACAGGTATATCATTAAGGAACACTACACAAGGAGAATGATCAGAGATTCCTGCACTTAAGAAAGTTGCAGTAGAGTGAATATTTGTCAACCACAAGGAGGAAGCCAAGATCCTATCAAGTTTAGCCCATCTGAGGCCatctccttgtttattattccatgTGAAATGATAGCCTGTTGCAGGATGATCCACCAGATTACAGACATCCAAACAATGCTTAAACTCATTAATATCAGCTAACTGCACATGAGAGCTACCAAGCCTCTCATCCATGTTTAAAACCACATTGAAATCACCCAAGCAGAGCCAAGGGTTGGTGACCTGGGTAGAAGTACTAATTAATTGATCCCAAAGCTCCCTTCTATCCTGCCTAGCATTAAAAGCATAAACAAAGGTGACTTCAATTAGCTTTTGGGATGCTATGTGAAGTAACAAACAATGCATATGCTGTGGGGATTGATGCAAAACAGTTAGAGTAAGGATATGAGGCTTCCAAAAGATCCAAATGCGCCCATTGTAGTGGCTATCATTATTATGAACTAAATTATAACCAGAAAAAGTCTGACTAACATCCTTGATAGATTTGTGCTTCACATGGGTTTCAATCAGAGCACCACAATCCACCTTATTTTCCAGCAAGAAGTGATGAGCTTCTTGCTGTTTTAGGGGGTCATTGAGACCCCTAATGTTCCATGTTGTGATGATCATGGGATGCAACAGGCTCCCCAAGATCCAACTCAATACCCTTATCAGACATGTCTAATTCATGCTCCTCTACTATTTGAATATCATCAGAAGCCACTTCCTCAGTCTCATGATCATCTGGCTGTAAAACAGAGAACCTATTTGAAAGATTTGTAGCTACTGTTTTCTTCACTGGAGATTTTGGAGGAATTTCCTTTGGGGTGCTAACGATTGTCCCTGAATCCCGGAAGATTTAGGAAGGCTGCTTTGTTTGCTTAGGCCTATAAGTAGCCCTGGTTTTAGGTTTCCCAGGATTACATCTGTCTTTAGTATGGCCAACTTTCTTACAAGCTGAACAAAAGTGAGGAACCCACTCATAGGCAACAGCCTGTAAAAGAGACCCTCTATAAGGAGTGTTAAGCTTGATAGCCTTAGGAAGCTCCTTGGAGAGGTCAACATCTATCAAAACTCGGGCAAATGCAAGCTTACTCTTGTTGGTAGTATGCTCATCTGCACAAATAGGGTTCCCACAAAGCACTAGCCACCTTACTTAACCCCGCCTTAGACCAAAAACAAGGGTCAGTTGGGGAAAAGCACCCATACAGAACATGGGTAACATTCGGTTCATCAATGACGATCGGGCTCCAAGGCTTGAAAACCAAGGGAAAGCCATTAACATTCCATGTGTCGACCTAATTTTTCCATGTCTTGGTGAAGCAAACCGAAAGTAATACCAACCTTTGGCGAAATACATGATTTCAGGTGTTGTGATATGAGTCCAAAATTTAGAAACAAGACTTTCAATCTGAACAAGGGTCGACTGCTTACCTAAAACAGTTCCAACCAGAGTCGTCTGCCAATATTCCACCTCCTTCACTATGTCTTCCTCCTCAATAGTGAGAGAATCAATTCCAGGGACAAAGGAAAGGTTCATACCTTTCGAAGAATTCTTCAAAACATCGGAGTAAGTTTTCGACTTAGATGATTCAGGAACATCCTTCTTCGCAGATCCAGATGATTCCCCAGTTGATTTTGTCTTACCAGTCCGTAGCGCCGCGTGAATATAATCATTCAAGACAGCAC
This sequence is a window from Silene latifolia isolate original U9 population chromosome 8, ASM4854445v1, whole genome shotgun sequence. Protein-coding genes within it:
- the LOC141595333 gene encoding uncharacterized protein LOC141595333, with the protein product MNLSFVPGIDSLTIEEEDIVKEVEYWQTTLVGTVLGKQSTLVQIESLVSKFWTHITTPEIMYFAKDEHTTNKSKLAFARVLIDVDLSKELPKAIKLNTPYRGSLLQAVAYEWVPHFCSACKKVGHTKDRWTIVSTPKEIPPKSPVKKTVATNLSNRFSVLQPDDHETEEVASDDIQIVEEHELDMSDKGIELDLGEPVDCGALIETHVKHKSIKDVSQTFSGYNLVHNNDSHYNGRIWIFWKPHILTLTVLHQSPQHMHCLLLHIASQKLIEVTFVYAFNARQDRRELWDQLISTSTQVTNPWLCLGDFNVVLNMDERLGSSHVQLADINEFKHCLDVCNLVDHPATGYHFTWNNKQGDGLRWAKLDRILASSLWLTNIHSTATFLSAGISDHSPCKLKRLRGYLSRLHTSHFSNLSARVAERKKALQHCQDLLNCSPLDPSLIAREHSLLQEYLLVKRAEMQALYQRAKVQNLQLNDLSTRFFYSRLADRRARNSIGIIQDENGKQCTGSKEVSLGFISYYKSLLCTSSPVLPLPPSLFLQDTVPPDSCTSLIQQIRVQEIIDALKSIDRHKSPGIDGYTSGFFLDAWQQVGSDFKAAVFDFFQNCFMPKAANATLLVLIPKMETPLTVKDYRPIACCTTFYKVVSKILANRLQQVLDFIIGPEQAAFVANRDIFDNTMLAHELVSKYGRAHLTPRYLLKVDIRKAFDSMNWGFLKDSLTLLKFPPQFIQWIMACITSPHYSLLINGEVHGFFPGKCGLRQGDPLSPYLFVICMEVLSRLLRRLPRAVSFSYHPKCVHLNLTHLVFADDLLVCTRGDLPSVAAVAKCLDQFSQLSGLHANPSKTDLYLGGITDEVRDLILTATVFSLGSFPFRYLGLPLFNARITQGMYQPLLDKIKGRVMHWANASLSYAGKTLLVNSVIFGLNNFWGASVFLPKGIAKRITKICKDFLWGIEDGARRHVFMKLQLLCSPKLEGAIGIKEVLSWNCAQMIKWV